The genomic region AGCCGACACCGTGGATGGTCTCGATGACGTTGTCGCAGGCCAGCGCCGCGAGCTTGGCGCGGATGTTGCGAATGTGGCTGTCGATGGTGCGGTCGGAGACCTGGATGTTGAGCTGGTAGGCGGCCCGCATCAGCTGCTCGCGATTGAAGACCGAGGTCGGCCGGGTCAGGAACGCGCGCAAGATGCCGAACTCGGTCGCGGTCAGCTTCAGCGGCGTGCCGGCGAAGGACGCGACATGCTGCTTGGGATCGATCAACAGGCCGCCTTGCGCGAGTGCCGATGGCCCCGCCTTGGCCTCGCCATTGCGCGGGCCGAGACGGCGCAGGATGACGTTGACCCGCGCCACCAGCTCGCGCGGGCTGAACGGCTTCGTCACGTAGTCGTCGCCGCCGATCTCGAGGCCAAGGATACGGTCGAT from Bradyrhizobium lupini harbors:
- a CDS encoding response regulator; the encoded protein is MAHRILIVDDEGHIREVIRVALNKAGMDVIEARDGKEALSRFAADKPDLIVLDIGMPEFDGLDVCREVRKGSDVPILFLSARDEEIDRILGLEIGGDDYVTKPFSPRELVARVNVILRRLGPRNGEAKAGPSALAQGGLLIDPKQHVASFAGTPLKLTATEFGILRAFLTRPTSVFNREQLMRAAYQLNIQVSDRTIDSHIRNIRAKLAALACDNVIETIHGVGFKLGRCEKDA